The segment ACCGAAGCCGACAAGCAGCGTCGGATGGGCGAGAAACTCGCTACCCTGCAGCCGTGCATGCGCGAACACCGCGGTCACGGTATCGCCGAACTGGCGGTGAAGCGGGGGCGGGGATGACGCTCGCCGTGCGTCCCACCACCCGCGACGAGGACTGGCGCTATGCCGATGCGGGCGAGCTCGCGGCGCTGGAACCGGCCGTGCTCGACGCCTGGCACGACACCACGCTGGCGCCGGGCGAGGTGCGGGGCAAGGACCTGATCCTGGATGATGCGCATCCCGGCATCCACCGCGTCCGCCTGCACGTCGGCGCGGGCGCGCGGGCCGAGCTGTTCGCGGTGCTGTCGGCGTCTGCCTACACCCGGCTGGAAGTCGAGGTGACGCTGGCCGAAGGCGCGCATTTCGAGCTGGGCGGAGTGACCATCGGCGGCGGCAACGTGGTGCGCGAGATCGTCACCCGCGTGAACCACGCGCATCCCAACGCGACCAGCAACCAGGTGGTGCGCGCCGTGCACTGGGACGCCGCCACCGGCAACTTCCTCGGCCGGCTGATGGTCGCCCGCGATGCGCAGAAGACCGATGCCGCGCAAAGCTTCAAGGCGCTGCTGCTCACCCGCGGCGCGAGCGCCAATGCCAAGCCCGAGCTGGAGATCTTCGCCGACGACGTGAAGTGCGCCCACGGCGCCGCGATCGGACAGCTCGACCAGGCAGCGGCCTATTACATGGCTGCGCGCGGGCTGCCGCCCGAACTGGCGCGCAAGCTGCTGGTGCAGGCGTTCGTCGCCGACGCCTTCGTGGCGCGGGCCGAATCCGACGCGCTGCTCGATGCGGCATTGGGCGCGCTCGCGGCTTCGGGAGGAGACGCGCGATGAACGTGATGAGCACCATCAGCCGCAAGTCGGAGTTTCCCGGCCTCCTCGGCGCGGACGGCCAGCCGTGGCACTACCTCGATACCGCCGCCACCGCGCAGAAGCCGCAAGTGGTGATCGACGCGATGAGCCGCGCGCTGGGGGCCGACTACGCTACGGTTCACCGCGGCGTGTACTCCCGCTCGGCGCAGATGACGCTGGGCTACGAAGCGGCCCGGCGCCGGGTGGCCGCGTTCATCGGTGGGCGGGACGACGAACTGGTGTTCACCCGCGGCGCGACCGAGGCGATCAACCTTGTCGCCTACAGCTACCCCGACAAGCGCCGGGTGCTGCTCAGCCAGTTGGAGCATCACTCCAACATCGTGCCCTGGCAGCTCGCCGGTTGGCAGGTCGACGTCTGCCCGCTGACCGCCGATGGCCGGATCGATCTCGACGCGGCAGAAGCCATGCTGACCCCCGATCACACGATGGTCGCGCTGGCGCATGTCTCCAACGTGCTTGGTAGCGTTCTCGATGCGCGGCGCGCGGCCGACCTCGCGCACTCGGTCGGCGCGAAGCTGCTGCTCGACGGGTGCCAGGCGGTGCCGCGGATGCCGGTCGATGTCGCCGCGCTCGACTGCGACTTCTACGCGTTCTCGGCGCACAAGCTTTATGGCCCGACCGGGATCGGCGCACTGTGGGGTCGGGCCGAACTGCTCGATGCGCTGCCGCCGTGGCAGGGCGGCGGGTCGATGATCGACCGGGTCACGTTCGAACGCACCACCTATGCCCTCCCGCCGCAGCGGTTCGAAGCCGGAACACCGGCGATCGTCGAGGCGATCGGATTCGCCGCGGCGTGCGATTATGTCGATTCGATCGAGGTTGCATCGATTGTACGGCACGAAGCGGACCTGGTGGCGGCCTTGCGCGGTGCGCTCGCGCCCATGAGCGACGTCACCCTGTTCGGGCCCGAAGACAGCGCCGGCATCGTCAGTTTCGCGCTTCAAGGGGTGCATCCGCACGATCTCGGCACAATATTGGATGAGGAAAACGTCGCTATCCGCGCCGGGCACCACTGCGCGCAGCCGTTGATGGATACGCTCGGCGTGCCCGCCACGGCCCGGGCAAGCTTCGGGCTTTACAGTGACCAGGCCGATGTCGCTGCCCTGGTTCGAGGGATCGAGCGGGCCCGGCGCATTTTCGCATGACTCAGGATCTTCGCATGACCGACCAGCCCAAGTTCGAAATCGAGGAAGTGGATGCCGTCCCCGCCCCGCCGCGCGCCTCGGTCGAAGACGCCGAAACCCCGCGCGACACCTTCGAGCGCAAGCGGGATTATCTCGAAGGCTTCCTCGCGCAGAAACCACAGGTGGCGCATGCCGGAGAGCCTGGCGGCGACCTGTACGAGAACGTCGTCGAGGCCCTGAAGGAAATCTACGACCCGGAAATCCCGGTGAACATCTATGACCTGGGCCTGATCTACGGCGTCGATGTGACCGCCGACGGCGAGGCCAAGGTGACGATGACGCTCACCACCCCGCACTGTCCGGTTGCCGAAACCATGCCGGGCGAAGTCGAGCTGCGCGTCGGTGCGGTGCCCGGAGTGCGCGATGCCGAAGTGCTGCTGGTGTGGGACCCGCCGTGGGGCCCGGACAAAATGACCGACGAGGCGCGGCTTGAACTGGGGATGCTGTGATGACCACGACGTTGCGCGAACGACCCGCCGCGGTCCTGCTGACCCCCGCCGCCGAGGCCCGGATCGCTGAGCTGATGAGCAAGGCGCCAGTCGACGCGATCGGGGTGAAGCTGTCGACCCCGCGCCGGGGATGCTCGGGCCTCGCCTACTCGGTCGACTATGTTACCGAAGAAGCCAAGTTCGACGAGAAGATCGTTACCCCCGGCGGC is part of the Altererythrobacter sp. TH136 genome and harbors:
- a CDS encoding iron-sulfur cluster assembly accessory protein, with the protein product MTTTLRERPAAVLLTPAAEARIAELMSKAPVDAIGVKLSTPRRGCSGLAYSVDYVTEEAKFDEKIVTPGGTFYIDGASVLYLIGSTMDWVEDDFTAGFQFANPNAKGACGCGESFMV
- a CDS encoding SufD family Fe-S cluster assembly protein — protein: MTLAVRPTTRDEDWRYADAGELAALEPAVLDAWHDTTLAPGEVRGKDLILDDAHPGIHRVRLHVGAGARAELFAVLSASAYTRLEVEVTLAEGAHFELGGVTIGGGNVVREIVTRVNHAHPNATSNQVVRAVHWDAATGNFLGRLMVARDAQKTDAAQSFKALLLTRGASANAKPELEIFADDVKCAHGAAIGQLDQAAAYYMAARGLPPELARKLLVQAFVADAFVARAESDALLDAALGALAASGGDAR
- a CDS encoding SUF system Fe-S cluster assembly protein — translated: MTDQPKFEIEEVDAVPAPPRASVEDAETPRDTFERKRDYLEGFLAQKPQVAHAGEPGGDLYENVVEALKEIYDPEIPVNIYDLGLIYGVDVTADGEAKVTMTLTTPHCPVAETMPGEVELRVGAVPGVRDAEVLLVWDPPWGPDKMTDEARLELGML
- a CDS encoding cysteine desulfurase, coding for MNVMSTISRKSEFPGLLGADGQPWHYLDTAATAQKPQVVIDAMSRALGADYATVHRGVYSRSAQMTLGYEAARRRVAAFIGGRDDELVFTRGATEAINLVAYSYPDKRRVLLSQLEHHSNIVPWQLAGWQVDVCPLTADGRIDLDAAEAMLTPDHTMVALAHVSNVLGSVLDARRAADLAHSVGAKLLLDGCQAVPRMPVDVAALDCDFYAFSAHKLYGPTGIGALWGRAELLDALPPWQGGGSMIDRVTFERTTYALPPQRFEAGTPAIVEAIGFAAACDYVDSIEVASIVRHEADLVAALRGALAPMSDVTLFGPEDSAGIVSFALQGVHPHDLGTILDEENVAIRAGHHCAQPLMDTLGVPATARASFGLYSDQADVAALVRGIERARRIFA